Within the Chromobacterium paludis genome, the region GGACAGGCAGCTCAGAAAATGCTGCCTCCTAGTTCGATTGAATAGCGATAGTTCACTGCCGGACAGGCAGCTCAGAAATCAAATCCGTTCGCCGTAAATCCGATGGCCAAGTTCACTGCCGGACAGGCAGCTCAGAAATGATGGCGACGCCGACGCAGGTTCGCATAATCGTTCACTGCCGGACAGGCAGCTCAGAAATGTCTATTTCGGCCTACACAAACGGTCAGCAAGTTCACTGCCGGACAGGCAGCTCAGAAAATGTAGAACGTGCTACCGGCCCCGGTACCGCCGTTCACTGCCGGACAGGCAGCTCAGAAATGCTGAAACGCGATAAACGCAGTCACGAGCGCGTTCACTGCCGGACAGGCAGCTCAGAAATACCGGCTATGATCTGGATGCACTTGGAAAGGGTTCACTGCCGGACAGGCAGCTCAGAAAACATGAATAAACAGGTTTCCGGTATGTACGAGGTTCACTGCCGGACAGGCAGCTCAGAAAGCTCCAACACCGACAACGTGGGCGATTGCAAAGTTCACTGCCGGACAGGCAGCTCAGAAATTCATCCTCGTTCACTTTGGCGGCCACCCAAGGTTCACTGCCGGACAGGCAGCTCAGAAAAGAGAAGCCAGCGTTTGGCGCGGAGCTGATTAAGTTCACTGCCGGACAGGCAGCTCAGAAATGATTGTGCGCCGTCCTGTCTCTCTGCATTGATGTTCACTGCCGGACAGGCAGCTCAGAAAGTGATTCTGGCTTGCGCTACCTTGGAGATATCGTTCACTGCCGGACAGGCAGCTCAGAAAGCCGAAAAGCGCGGCGAATATGTCTATACCATGTTCACTGCCGGACAGGCAGCTCAGAAAACATCGCGGGTTGCTAATGCGACTGGTGTTTCGTTCACTGCCGGACAGGCAGCTCAGAAAAACAGGCAAACACTCCATGAAACGCTGCAAACGTTCACTGCCGGACAGGCAGCTCAGAAACTGGACAGCATGCTGTTCACGCCCAACCTGCGCGTTCACTGCCGGACAGGCAGCTCAGAAATCGATCCGGGCCCGCATGCTGCGCCCTGCTACGTTCACTGCCGGACAGGCAGCTCAGAAATTGATCGACAGCGGCCCGGAGCGCTCGAACATGTTCACTGCCGGACAGGCAGCTCAGAAAGCGAACAGTGTTCCAACGGCCCCGTTTGAACAGTTCACTGCCGGACAGGCAGCTCAGAAAATAACGGCAATCTGTTTAGCCCGTTTTATACCGTTCACTGCCGGACAGGCAGCTCAGAAAGTTACATAACCGTTTTTCGCAGCAGCAACGCAGTTCACTGCCGGACAGGCAGCTCAGAAAAGTCGCCATGCGCATGATGACCAACCAGTTCCGTTCACTGCCGGACAGGCAGCTCAGAAATGCACCAATGGCACCTTGTGCAGCGGTGAAATGTTCACTGCCGGACAGGCAGCTCAGAAAAAACAAACGCCAGGCGGCGATACAGGCGATGCGTTCACTGCCGGACAGGCAGCTCAGAAATTTTTGCGCTATCGGCCTGACCGCAGGGAAGTGTTCACTGCCGGACAGGCAGCTCAGAAAATAGACATCGTCATTGCCGGCGCGGCGAAGGCGTTCACTGCCGGACAGGCAGCTCAGAAACATATGCCAGGCATCCGGCGGCCGTAGGTTTCAGTTCACTGCCGGACAGGCAGCTCAGAAAATGTGCGAAACATGGGGGCTACGCTTGCGCGCGTTCACTGCCGGACAGGCAGCTCAGAAATCGTCAGTTGCATCAATGTCAGCCAAGTCAACGTTCACTGCCGGACAGGCAGCTCAGAAATATGGCTGGGATGCCATTACAGCGATTACCATGTTCACTGCCGGACAGGCAGCTCAGAAAACTTCCCGGCCACGGATTTCAGCAAGGAAGGCGTTCACTGCCGGACAGGCAGCTCAGAAAGACGTGCCAACCCAGCCGACCGCGGTTCGCCCGTTCACTGCCGGACAGGCAGCTCAGAAAACCATCTCGGTGTAGAGACGCAACCAAGGCAAGTTCACTGCTGGACAGGCAGCTCAGAAATGCCGGCTGGAATAGAGACCCATCAACCGGTAGTTCACTGCCGGACAGGCAGCTCAGAAAATGACAAAAGTGGACACGAGTTCGCCCAGGGCAATCGCACCTTCTTGTCATAAGCAAACAGACTTGCCAACCCACCCAGACTTGAGGTGAACTCCCAGGTTTTACCGGTGCGGGATGGGAACGTTGATGGAACATTTGGCCGAGGTGCCCGAGCCGAGGACCGGGCGCTACATCGCCCATCCGCTGGACGAAATTCTGGTGATTGCCGTGTGCGCCATCTTCGCGGGGGCGGAGAGCTTTGTGGAGGCGGTCGAGTGGGCTGAGGTTAAGGAAGCTTGGCTGCGGCGCTTCCTGCCGTTGAAGAATGGCATTCCTTCTCACGATACCGTCAACCGCGTGTTCCGACTGCTGGATCCCAAGCAGTTCGAGAACGCCTTCCGCAGCTGGACGCAAGGACTGCTGGGCTCGTTCCAGCAGATCGCCATCGATGGCAAATGCCTGCGCGGCACCGCTCGCGGCGCGCACAGCCCGGTGCACATGGTCAGCGCCTTCGCCACCGAACTGGGCTTGGCGCTGGGGCAGGAGAAAGTCGCCGACAAAAGCAATGAAATCACTGCGATTCCGGCGTTGCTGGCCGCACTGGATGTGGAGGGCTGTCTGGTCAGCCTGGATGCGATGGGCTGCCAGAAAGAGGTTGCCAAGACCATCGTGGCGCGTAAAGCGGACTATTTGCTGGCGGTGAAGGAGAACCAGCCCAAG harbors:
- a CDS encoding ISAs1 family transposase yields the protein MEHLAEVPEPRTGRYIAHPLDEILVIAVCAIFAGAESFVEAVEWAEVKEAWLRRFLPLKNGIPSHDTVNRVFRLLDPKQFENAFRSWTQGLLGSFQQIAIDGKCLRGTARGAHSPVHMVSAFATELGLALGQEKVADKSNEITAIPALLAALDVEGCLVSLDAMGCQKEVAKTIVARKADYLLAVKENQPKLRQAVACALHDHPTERVASAQKGHGRTVLQHVVTARADGIVDAQAWPGCQTVGRVDSVRLDGRGQSALEQRYYLSSRALSAEELAQAVRRHWAIENGLHWCLDVIFREDNCPLREDHGPQNFALLLKFALNLLRSSPYQAKKSMRVRRKRAGWDDEALAELLGMSPL